From the Nitrobacter hamburgensis X14 genome, one window contains:
- a CDS encoding DUF302 domain-containing protein: MAGLTQAATDLVTKQSSHSFEITLDHLEAAVKDSGLKVFTRLDHSAAAKAVGLEMPPATVLVVGSPQGGTPLFLQHPMLAIDLPLKMLVWQDQAGKVYVSYNDAAYISAVFARHGFDAQSEKLQAAAKVLESKLAAATDAAIG, encoded by the coding sequence ATGGCTGGTTTGACGCAAGCTGCGACTGATCTGGTGACGAAGCAAAGCTCGCACTCTTTCGAGATCACGCTGGATCATCTGGAAGCGGCGGTGAAGGACAGTGGTCTGAAGGTCTTTACGCGCCTCGATCATTCCGCTGCGGCAAAGGCTGTCGGTCTTGAGATGCCGCCGGCGACGGTTCTGGTGGTCGGCAGTCCACAAGGCGGAACACCGCTGTTTCTTCAGCACCCGATGTTGGCCATCGATTTGCCGCTGAAAATGCTGGTCTGGCAGGATCAGGCCGGCAAGGTTTATGTCAGCTATAACGACGCGGCTTACATATCGGCTGTTTTCGCGCGCCATGGATTCGATGCACAGAGCGAGAAGCTCCAGGCTGCTGCGAAGGTGTTGGAGAGCAAACTGGCCGCTGCAACCGATGCGGCGATCGGGTAG